A window from Halopelagius inordinatus encodes these proteins:
- a CDS encoding polysaccharide lyase, translating into MVVSQSRFDLFDRETQTSLPSASSFDVEPKRGRATKTGRILLHAALHDAEGNVLAENDASASFDVTVTRDPSVKSSSNRTQTENAGVESDAVSANLRAVPMNEGVSVSGLTPIQRLSFDDQPKFGGAFDPQSNWSYADLQPKEHLELVSDDRAHRGQSLRVALDEGNHKGCIADFQFSDTVGHSLERAHARYYVRFSDEFEVIEAGGKLPGFGGKYGCGSGGDGPCDGTDGWSARGGFDRPERHGFDEDEGKIQLAYYLYHADMEDKYGNKDPWGVNDNAGAIERGKWYRLDCYVEMNTPGKNDGILRGWVDGTLAYDRTELKFRAEGYENIGVKSWLHEVYYGGGWPSPRDQAVFIDGVEMFDRPLLDAEGERS; encoded by the coding sequence ATGGTCGTGTCACAATCTCGGTTCGACCTGTTCGATAGAGAGACGCAGACGTCCCTCCCGTCTGCGAGTTCGTTCGACGTCGAACCGAAACGTGGGCGGGCCACGAAGACGGGCCGTATACTGCTTCACGCCGCTTTGCACGACGCAGAAGGGAACGTCCTCGCAGAGAACGACGCGAGCGCGTCCTTCGATGTAACGGTTACCCGTGACCCCTCTGTGAAATCCTCGTCGAACCGGACGCAGACCGAGAACGCGGGCGTCGAGAGCGACGCGGTGTCTGCGAACCTCAGAGCCGTTCCGATGAACGAAGGCGTTAGCGTTAGCGGCCTGACCCCGATACAACGGCTCTCGTTCGACGACCAACCGAAGTTCGGCGGAGCCTTCGATCCACAATCGAACTGGTCGTACGCCGACCTCCAACCGAAGGAACATCTCGAACTCGTCTCTGATGACCGCGCCCACCGTGGGCAGTCCTTACGTGTCGCGTTAGACGAGGGGAACCACAAGGGCTGTATCGCGGATTTCCAGTTCTCAGATACTGTCGGACATAGCCTCGAACGCGCTCACGCCCGGTACTACGTTCGATTCTCGGACGAGTTCGAGGTGATCGAAGCGGGGGGGAAACTCCCCGGATTCGGCGGGAAGTACGGATGTGGCTCCGGAGGAGACGGCCCGTGCGACGGGACTGACGGTTGGTCCGCCAGGGGCGGTTTCGACCGGCCCGAACGCCATGGGTTCGACGAAGACGAGGGCAAAATTCAGCTCGCGTACTACCTCTATCACGCGGACATGGAAGACAAGTACGGGAACAAAGACCCGTGGGGAGTCAACGACAACGCAGGCGCGATCGAACGGGGGAAGTGGTACCGACTGGACTGTTACGTCGAGATGAACACGCCGGGGAAGAACGACGGTATCCTCCGCGGGTGGGTCGACGGAACGTTGGCCTACGACCGGACCGAACTGAAGTTTAGGGCCGAGGGATACGAGAATATCGGTGTCAAAAGTTGGTTGCACGAGGTGTACTACGGCGGCGGGTGGCCGTCCCCGCGGGACCAGGCCGTATTCATCGACGGAGTCGAGATGTTCGACCGTCCATTACTCGATGCTGAGGGGGAGCGTAGTTAG
- a CDS encoding carbohydrate-binding protein, with amino-acid sequence MEEQDSTDGEGEGSIRVGRRSYLALAGTVVTGLAGCTGKESSAEPVVTEAVEAFGYGGVALVAREAVAVSSAGSVDSLSSATEAEPNDSRANATKISLGTETTAELTAGDADWFAFDASAGDELALHLSRESGDGIVGALLYDSEGSFLDMVYAGSATPGAVTANADTSGTYFAEIVDINGGTGAYTVSVTNGETSTATPTPTPTPTPTPTPTPTPTPTPTPTSDDYGQQKYGELGYGGV; translated from the coding sequence ATGGAAGAGCAAGACAGCACAGACGGGGAGGGGGAAGGCAGTATTCGGGTCGGCCGTCGGTCCTATCTAGCACTCGCAGGGACAGTCGTCACCGGCCTCGCGGGGTGTACCGGCAAGGAGTCGTCGGCCGAGCCAGTGGTGACGGAAGCGGTCGAAGCGTTCGGGTACGGGGGCGTCGCACTCGTCGCTCGGGAGGCCGTCGCGGTGAGTTCGGCCGGGTCGGTCGACTCGTTGAGTTCGGCGACCGAAGCCGAACCGAACGACTCCCGGGCGAACGCGACGAAGATTTCGCTCGGGACGGAGACGACGGCGGAACTGACGGCGGGCGACGCGGACTGGTTCGCCTTCGACGCCAGCGCGGGCGACGAACTCGCACTTCACCTCTCTCGCGAGAGCGGTGACGGAATCGTCGGAGCGCTTCTGTACGACAGCGAAGGGAGCTTCCTCGATATGGTGTACGCGGGAAGCGCCACTCCGGGTGCCGTCACCGCGAACGCCGACACCTCGGGGACCTACTTCGCAGAGATCGTCGACATCAACGGTGGGACGGGAGCGTACACGGTGAGCGTTACGAACGGTGAGACGTCGACGGCCACGCCGACGCCGACTCCGACTCCGACGCCGACACCCACGCCGACACCGACGCCGACACCGACGCCCACGCCGACGTCTGACGACTACGGACAGCAGAAATACGGGGAGTTAGGCTACGGCGGAGTCTAA
- a CDS encoding alkaline phosphatase family protein, with protein MEKTIVIGLDGGNWPLIRDWMAEGRLPNLQTLHDEGASGVSRSHLPPVTCPNWKCYASGKNPGQLGVYWWERIDTENRTMHLPDSTDFRSSEIWDYVNDAGGRAGVVNLPMSYPPREIDGVMVAGGPRSRERRYTKPEELQSELEDRFDYRVHPENVLTSNEDSEREVEMVHDLLRTRLRTARALFEERDLSFLHVTLFHLNVLQHYFWDGPETRRAWEIVDEELEPFVEGDYNLVLMSDHGCTGIHTVFYVNRWLEERGYLQTKSSLSSRLFDVGITQERVASMVRSMGLESYVRPFIPRTIIERFPSDEGVVREEKLEMVDWEETKAIGSGQGLVYIVADDPEERERIFESLKRDLEAETALDGGPLVRAVYRPDEVYSGEYLDRAPDLVFDQTPGVHTGEAMGEGPVRTEPSNWRGENVPEGMVLFHGTDVRPTELDPIRITDIAPTVLHWLGLDVPSDMDGSVVTEAFEEGSDPATRSVRTRRPLDASTERRQSSDDGLSDEAQNRLEDIGYLE; from the coding sequence ATGGAGAAGACGATAGTCATCGGACTCGACGGCGGGAACTGGCCGCTGATCCGAGACTGGATGGCCGAGGGACGACTCCCGAACCTACAGACGCTCCACGACGAGGGGGCGTCCGGCGTCTCGCGGAGCCACCTGCCGCCGGTCACCTGTCCGAACTGGAAGTGTTACGCCTCCGGGAAGAACCCGGGGCAACTGGGCGTCTACTGGTGGGAGCGAATCGACACGGAGAACCGGACGATGCATCTCCCCGATTCCACCGACTTCCGGAGCTCCGAAATCTGGGACTACGTCAACGACGCCGGCGGGCGGGCTGGCGTGGTCAACCTGCCGATGTCGTACCCACCCCGAGAGATAGACGGCGTCATGGTGGCCGGCGGGCCGCGGTCGCGGGAACGGCGCTACACGAAACCGGAGGAACTCCAGAGCGAACTGGAAGACCGGTTCGACTACCGGGTCCACCCCGAGAACGTCCTCACGTCGAACGAGGACTCCGAACGGGAGGTCGAGATGGTCCACGACCTCCTCCGGACGAGGCTCCGCACCGCCCGGGCTCTCTTCGAGGAACGTGACCTCAGTTTCCTACACGTCACGCTGTTTCACCTGAACGTCCTCCAACACTACTTCTGGGACGGGCCGGAGACGCGCCGCGCGTGGGAGATAGTCGACGAGGAACTGGAACCGTTCGTCGAGGGCGACTACAACCTCGTCCTCATGTCGGACCACGGCTGTACCGGGATTCACACGGTCTTCTACGTGAACCGCTGGCTGGAGGAGCGCGGCTACCTCCAGACCAAATCGAGTCTCTCGTCTCGGCTGTTCGACGTCGGCATCACTCAGGAACGCGTGGCGTCGATGGTGCGGTCGATGGGTCTCGAATCCTACGTGAGGCCGTTCATCCCCCGGACGATCATCGAACGGTTCCCCAGCGATGAGGGCGTCGTCCGCGAGGAGAAACTGGAGATGGTGGACTGGGAAGAGACCAAAGCGATCGGTAGCGGTCAGGGACTGGTCTACATAGTCGCCGACGACCCCGAGGAACGCGAGCGGATATTCGAGTCGCTGAAGCGGGATTTAGAGGCCGAGACGGCGCTGGACGGCGGACCGCTCGTTCGCGCCGTCTACAGACCGGACGAGGTGTACAGCGGCGAGTATCTCGACCGAGCGCCCGACCTCGTGTTCGACCAGACGCCCGGCGTCCACACCGGCGAAGCGATGGGAGAGGGTCCGGTCCGGACCGAACCGTCGAACTGGCGCGGCGAGAACGTCCCCGAGGGGATGGTCCTGTTCCACGGTACGGACGTGCGACCGACCGAACTCGACCCGATTCGGATAACCGACATCGCGCCGACCGTCCTGCACTGGTTGGGCCTCGACGTCCCGTCGGACATGGACGGGTCCGTCGTCACGGAGGCGTTCGAAGAGGGGAGCGACCCGGCGACGCGTTCGGTGAGAACTCGACGCCCGCTCGACGCCTCTACGGAGCGGCGACAGTCGAGCGACGACGGACTGAGCGACGAGGCGCAGAACCGGCTCGAAGATATCGGCTATCTAGAATAA
- a CDS encoding polysaccharide lyase: MTLNHDYGTPAEGTTDWHVPLNENFASIDADVEVRDTEDALSQYAPNEGAKFFAVDTGRRYLGNGTDWVDIPSHSPSETTLPRETEDPADAPVGALWYRTDVDEVRARLDSGVVTLAGGPAPKTNDAKTHVTFDGDAWRSAFTGIKDDHNDTVSAPSQSGRALRVQLYEGERTGANMHFRFADNWSRRPDTVHARYWLYLGENWGLGTHDKPWDVNGGKLPGFADLTHGSAHGGGSVDDSWSTRGSFRPPKSGGDTRLGWYSYLPGKDGGYGSSDDWNENGEIRFGQWYRIDQYVEVNDVGSSNGVLRAWVDGKLAYEDTSVRFRTMDSVAVGEWWLDVFMGGGWTPGNDMALYIDDVQLWENQQL; this comes from the coding sequence ATGACTTTAAATCACGACTACGGGACGCCAGCAGAAGGGACAACTGACTGGCACGTCCCGCTGAACGAAAACTTCGCGTCGATAGATGCTGACGTCGAAGTCCGCGATACGGAGGATGCCTTGTCCCAATACGCGCCGAACGAAGGGGCGAAGTTCTTCGCGGTGGACACGGGACGGAGATATCTCGGAAACGGAACCGACTGGGTCGATATCCCCTCGCACTCGCCATCCGAGACTACCCTTCCACGGGAGACGGAAGACCCCGCTGACGCGCCCGTCGGTGCGCTGTGGTACCGAACGGACGTCGACGAGGTGCGCGCGCGCCTCGACTCCGGCGTCGTCACACTCGCCGGCGGACCGGCCCCGAAAACGAACGACGCCAAGACGCACGTCACGTTCGACGGCGACGCGTGGCGCAGCGCTTTCACGGGTATCAAGGACGACCACAACGACACCGTGTCTGCGCCGTCGCAGTCGGGGCGTGCCCTCCGCGTCCAACTCTACGAGGGCGAACGCACCGGAGCGAACATGCACTTTCGCTTCGCCGACAACTGGAGCCGACGGCCCGACACCGTCCACGCGAGATACTGGTTGTATCTCGGCGAGAACTGGGGCCTCGGAACGCACGATAAGCCGTGGGACGTGAACGGGGGCAAGTTGCCCGGATTCGCCGACCTCACGCACGGGTCGGCCCACGGCGGCGGGAGCGTCGATGATTCGTGGTCGACGCGGGGGTCGTTCCGGCCGCCCAAGAGCGGAGGCGACACTCGGTTAGGATGGTACAGCTACCTGCCGGGGAAAGATGGCGGCTACGGCAGTTCCGACGACTGGAACGAGAACGGGGAGATTCGATTCGGGCAGTGGTACCGCATCGACCAGTACGTCGAGGTAAACGACGTCGGAAGCTCGAACGGCGTGTTGCGGGCGTGGGTGGACGGAAAACTCGCTTACGAAGACACGTCGGTGCGCTTCCGAACGATGGACAGCGTCGCCGTCGGTGAATGGTGGCTGGACGTGTTCATGGGCGGCGGCTGGACGCCTGGTAACGATATGGCGCTGTACATCGACGACGTACAACTCTGGGAGAATCAGCAACTGTGA
- a CDS encoding GMC family oxidoreductase: MTQATDGQDRTPSENPDVCVVGSGPAGALVAYSLASRGHDVVILEAGPRFERSDRLQQMEETIRPEGSIEDVWDVGGERDRYTSSGETFYGLNKTRVKGVGGTTLHWLGIVPRLHEKDFEMNTRYGLASDWPIGYDDLRPYYARAERELGVAGSEDNPFEPPRDEPFPMEAFPPSYSDSLFAEACDELGITMHSIPQARNSEAYDGRSGCVGYSTCIPVCPSGAKYSADVHVRKAESEGARVIDRVPVQRLEHDDTGEHVEAAVYATPDGTRRRQTADRFVLACGAVEIPRLLLLSKSDAYPDGLANSSGAVGRYFMDQPIVSIGGVLDQPTNQNPIGYHTSETHQFYDHDDPSPGSIKFVFENVNPMTAATRALRGGDESTRGDLTDLFTGDSWGDEALEEMRDDVPNQRVGLFANPELLPREKNRVVLDESRTDQFGNPAPNVSWNIGSHARETMEHAREIQHRVMDEMDAEITHESDLSSPRPASHKMGTTRMGDDPAESVVRPTLRTHDLRNLYIASGSVFVTGGAMNPTLTIAALALKAADHIDESL, encoded by the coding sequence ATGACGCAGGCGACTGACGGGCAGGACCGAACGCCGTCCGAGAATCCCGACGTCTGCGTCGTCGGTTCCGGACCCGCCGGTGCGCTGGTCGCCTACTCCCTGGCGAGTCGGGGTCACGACGTGGTCATCCTCGAAGCGGGACCGCGATTCGAACGGTCGGACCGCCTCCAGCAGATGGAGGAGACGATTCGACCGGAGGGAAGTATCGAGGACGTGTGGGACGTCGGCGGTGAGCGCGACCGGTACACCTCCTCGGGCGAGACGTTCTACGGACTCAACAAGACGCGCGTGAAAGGCGTCGGCGGGACGACGCTTCACTGGCTCGGAATCGTGCCTCGACTGCACGAGAAGGACTTCGAGATGAACACGCGGTACGGTCTCGCGTCCGATTGGCCCATCGGTTACGACGACCTTCGACCGTACTACGCCCGAGCAGAACGGGAACTGGGAGTCGCCGGCAGTGAAGACAACCCGTTCGAACCGCCGCGGGACGAACCGTTCCCGATGGAGGCGTTCCCTCCGAGTTACTCGGACTCGCTGTTCGCCGAAGCCTGCGACGAACTCGGCATCACGATGCATTCGATTCCGCAGGCCCGCAACTCCGAGGCGTACGACGGTCGCAGCGGGTGCGTCGGCTACAGTACGTGTATTCCCGTCTGCCCGTCCGGCGCGAAGTACAGCGCCGACGTCCACGTCCGGAAGGCGGAGTCGGAGGGAGCGCGCGTCATCGACCGAGTGCCCGTCCAACGACTCGAACACGACGATACCGGCGAACACGTCGAGGCTGCCGTCTACGCCACCCCGGACGGAACGCGACGTCGACAGACCGCCGATCGATTCGTGCTGGCCTGTGGCGCGGTCGAGATTCCGCGGCTACTTCTGCTCTCGAAGTCCGACGCCTATCCGGACGGACTGGCGAACTCCAGCGGCGCTGTCGGTCGATACTTCATGGACCAGCCTATCGTGTCGATAGGGGGCGTGCTGGACCAGCCGACGAATCAAAATCCCATCGGCTATCACACGAGTGAGACGCACCAGTTCTACGACCACGACGACCCGTCGCCCGGGAGCATCAAGTTCGTCTTCGAGAACGTCAACCCGATGACCGCCGCTACCCGCGCACTCAGAGGCGGGGACGAGAGCACTCGCGGAGACCTTACCGACCTCTTTACGGGCGACTCGTGGGGAGACGAAGCGCTCGAAGAGATGCGAGACGACGTCCCGAACCAGCGGGTCGGCCTGTTTGCGAATCCGGAACTGCTCCCGCGCGAAAAGAACAGAGTCGTTCTCGACGAGTCCCGCACCGACCAGTTCGGAAATCCGGCCCCGAACGTCTCGTGGAACATCGGTTCGCACGCCCGCGAGACGATGGAACACGCCCGGGAGATACAACACCGAGTCATGGACGAGATGGACGCAGAGATCACACACGAGAGCGATCTCTCGTCTCCGAGACCCGCCTCGCACAAGATGGGGACGACGCGAATGGGTGACGACCCCGCAGAGAGCGTCGTCCGACCGACGCTTCGGACGCACGACCTACGGAATCTGTACATCGCGTCGGGTAGCGTCTTCGTGACCGGCGGCGCGATGAACCCGACGCTAACCATCGCGGCGCTCGCGCTCAAGGCGGCCGACCACATCGACGAGAGCCTGTAG
- a CDS encoding gluconate 2-dehydrogenase subunit 3 family protein, whose protein sequence is MASDDVRTLVAVADVVYPSEVTPTGEFVENYVGGLPGPRTQAVLRTVRSLDAHARRERGRPFSALSETQRDALLRSMGVDRTGSDPEGVLSERIRYYVVNQLLYGLYTSPRGSTLVGIDNPVGHPGGYESYQNPPSESASVER, encoded by the coding sequence ATGGCAAGCGACGACGTACGTACTCTCGTCGCTGTCGCCGACGTCGTCTATCCGTCGGAGGTGACCCCGACCGGCGAGTTCGTCGAGAACTACGTCGGCGGACTTCCCGGACCGCGGACGCAGGCCGTCCTTCGCACCGTTCGATCGCTCGACGCGCACGCCCGACGAGAGCGGGGGCGTCCGTTCTCCGCTCTCTCGGAGACGCAGCGAGACGCACTGCTCCGGTCGATGGGCGTCGACCGGACCGGCTCCGACCCGGAGGGAGTGCTCTCCGAGCGGATCCGTTACTACGTGGTCAACCAACTACTGTACGGACTCTACACCTCTCCCCGCGGAAGCACTCTGGTCGGCATCGACAACCCCGTGGGTCACCCCGGGGGATACGAATCGTACCAGAACCCGCCCTCCGAGTCCGCGTCGGTGGAACGATGA
- a CDS encoding glycosyltransferase has protein sequence MKVLFLPDFTDGNPYQRRLSEGLSAEDVDVTLASGYPLSTLRTALKTRPDIVHVHWIAPFLVGDSILASLLKSVVFVLSTLLAKLLGVRVVWTVHNLLEHERRRPRFELFWRRLYARLADEIIVHCEAARDSVVEQYRLPTDSRVHVIPHGHYCSAHENTVSRGEARERLGVERDSTVFLYLGQIRPYKQIPRLVDTVRSLESPDVRLLVAGKPTDESLARAIEASAEGDSRIATELSYIPEEEVQTYFNAADAVVLPYRDILTSGSAVLSMSFGKPVVGPRTGCLPELLRTQPELLYDPDSESLDAALVRALDADLDLIGDRNYERVTELDWGGIAARTRDAYQRTRT, from the coding sequence ATGAAGGTCTTGTTCCTCCCGGACTTCACCGACGGGAATCCGTATCAGAGACGGCTCTCGGAGGGGTTGTCCGCCGAGGACGTGGACGTCACGCTGGCGAGCGGGTACCCGCTCTCGACGCTTCGGACCGCCCTCAAGACCCGACCAGATATCGTTCACGTACATTGGATCGCTCCGTTTCTCGTCGGGGATAGCATCCTCGCGAGTCTTCTGAAGTCGGTCGTCTTCGTTCTCTCGACGCTCCTCGCGAAGTTGCTCGGGGTCCGAGTCGTCTGGACCGTCCACAACCTACTCGAACACGAACGCCGTCGCCCGCGGTTCGAACTGTTTTGGCGACGCCTCTACGCTCGCTTGGCCGACGAAATCATCGTTCACTGCGAGGCAGCCCGCGACTCGGTCGTCGAACAGTACCGACTGCCGACGGACTCCCGAGTACACGTCATTCCGCACGGACACTACTGCTCGGCTCACGAGAATACGGTGAGTCGTGGCGAGGCGCGCGAGCGTCTCGGAGTAGAGCGCGATTCGACCGTCTTCCTTTACTTGGGACAGATCCGTCCCTACAAACAGATTCCCCGTCTCGTCGACACCGTCCGGTCGCTCGAATCGCCGGACGTCAGACTCCTCGTCGCGGGGAAGCCGACGGACGAGTCCCTCGCGCGAGCCATCGAAGCCAGCGCCGAGGGAGACTCTCGAATCGCGACCGAACTCTCCTATATCCCCGAGGAGGAGGTCCAGACCTACTTCAACGCGGCGGACGCGGTCGTACTCCCCTACCGGGACATCCTCACGTCGGGGAGCGCGGTCCTCAGCATGTCTTTCGGGAAACCGGTTGTCGGACCGCGTACGGGCTGTCTCCCGGAACTACTGCGCACACAACCGGAGTTACTCTACGACCCAGACAGCGAATCGCTCGACGCTGCGTTGGTGCGAGCGCTCGACGCCGACCTCGACCTCATCGGTGACCGAAACTACGAGCGCGTGACGGAACTCGACTGGGGGGGAATCGCCGCTCGGACGCGAGACGCGTATCAACGGACGCGAACGTGA
- a CDS encoding DUF1616 domain-containing protein, which produces MSFRERVWPYLPESVRYLSLDLLGVLAAVFVAALAVTVPVVSETPLRAVVTFPFLLFVPGYSFVAAVFPAAETRDEVEASHRQLSNVERVTLSLGSSVAIVPLFGFALNFTPWGFRLVPMLAALGLFSVVCVGLAATRRSKLPEERRFSPPVSRWYRGFRNEFVPHRTQTDAALNVALAAMVLLAVASVGYVLVDQQNGERYTELYLLTENDDGRLVTDGYPTELTATQSRSLVVGVRNHEHEQMSYTVVTKLQRVRSGGGSTTVVEEERLDRFGVALASNESTRQRRVLTPSLTGDRLRLTVSLYRGDGAENPETGEAYRRTHLWVNVTAPS; this is translated from the coding sequence ATGTCGTTTCGGGAGCGAGTGTGGCCGTATCTACCCGAGTCGGTTCGTTATCTCTCGTTGGACCTTCTGGGCGTCCTCGCCGCCGTCTTCGTGGCGGCGTTGGCGGTGACGGTTCCCGTCGTCAGCGAGACGCCGCTTCGAGCCGTCGTCACGTTTCCGTTTCTCCTTTTCGTCCCCGGCTACTCGTTCGTCGCGGCTGTCTTCCCGGCGGCCGAGACGCGGGACGAAGTGGAGGCCTCTCACCGGCAGCTATCGAACGTAGAGCGGGTCACTCTCTCTCTGGGAAGTAGCGTTGCTATCGTCCCGCTGTTCGGGTTCGCGCTCAACTTCACGCCGTGGGGTTTCCGGCTCGTTCCGATGCTGGCGGCACTGGGGCTATTTAGCGTCGTCTGCGTCGGTCTCGCGGCGACTCGACGGTCGAAACTCCCCGAAGAGAGGAGGTTCTCACCGCCCGTCAGCCGTTGGTATCGCGGCTTCAGAAACGAGTTCGTCCCGCACAGGACGCAGACGGATGCGGCGTTGAACGTGGCGCTCGCGGCGATGGTCTTGCTCGCGGTGGCGAGCGTCGGGTACGTACTGGTAGACCAGCAGAACGGCGAACGGTACACTGAGCTGTACCTTCTCACCGAGAACGACGACGGCAGACTCGTCACCGACGGTTACCCGACAGAACTCACCGCGACCCAGAGTCGGTCTCTCGTGGTCGGCGTCCGGAACCACGAACACGAGCAGATGAGTTACACCGTCGTGACGAAGTTACAGCGAGTCCGCTCCGGGGGTGGTTCGACCACCGTCGTCGAAGAAGAGCGGTTAGACCGCTTCGGAGTCGCGCTGGCGTCGAACGAATCGACGCGCCAGAGGCGCGTGTTGACGCCGTCGCTCACCGGCGACAGACTCCGTCTGACCGTCTCTCTGTACCGCGGTGACGGGGCAGAGAACCCGGAGACGGGCGAGGCGTACCGCCGAACGCATCTCTGGGTGAACGTGACTGCACCGAGTTAG
- a CDS encoding glycosyltransferase family 2 protein, with protein sequence MSVLLKLVFWVAALVLLHVYFLYPGVLFVLGSILDRSVTNEVTDGRWPSVSLVIAAYNEEEIIEQKIKNSFELDYPEEKLEIVVFSDASSDDTDQIVRSYEDEGVRLERIEGRVGKTACQNKVTERLDSDIVVFSDADSMYEEDAIKRLIEKFGPNVGCVVGELCYDKYGVEAESAYRTFEKLIRRLEPTVSSAAGANGSIYAVKRSSYVPLPPDQISDFAEPLAIVQRGERVEYTSEARAWENTGENVESEMSRRIRIATRSWHTFFDYVDLLNPVRYPFFSFELASHWVLRWFSPLLLAVVGLSNLLLVALGDNPLYLLLLAGQAGFYLLATVGWALNRSDLSTPRVAYVPYYFLVLNYSLLVALGNVVRNRNIVTWETETRTNSD encoded by the coding sequence ATGTCTGTACTGCTCAAACTCGTTTTCTGGGTGGCGGCTCTCGTTTTGCTCCACGTGTACTTCCTCTATCCGGGGGTCCTATTCGTTCTCGGATCCATCCTCGACCGTTCGGTGACAAACGAGGTGACGGACGGCCGGTGGCCGTCCGTCTCACTCGTCATCGCCGCCTACAACGAAGAGGAGATCATAGAGCAGAAAATCAAGAACTCGTTCGAACTCGACTACCCCGAGGAGAAGTTAGAAATCGTCGTCTTCTCCGACGCGTCCTCGGACGACACGGATCAAATCGTCCGCTCGTACGAGGACGAAGGGGTACGTCTGGAACGCATCGAGGGGAGGGTCGGGAAGACGGCCTGCCAGAACAAGGTGACCGAGAGGTTGGACAGCGATATCGTCGTGTTCTCCGACGCAGACAGCATGTACGAGGAGGACGCCATCAAACGGCTAATCGAGAAGTTCGGTCCGAACGTCGGGTGCGTCGTCGGGGAACTCTGCTACGACAAGTACGGAGTCGAAGCCGAGTCGGCCTACAGGACGTTCGAGAAACTGATCAGGCGCTTAGAACCCACGGTGAGTTCGGCCGCCGGCGCGAACGGATCGATATACGCCGTCAAGCGCTCCTCGTATGTGCCGCTTCCCCCGGATCAGATTAGCGACTTCGCCGAACCGCTGGCTATCGTCCAACGCGGGGAGCGCGTCGAGTACACCTCCGAGGCGCGAGCGTGGGAGAACACGGGAGAGAACGTCGAGTCGGAGATGTCTCGCCGAATCCGTATCGCCACTCGCTCGTGGCACACGTTCTTCGACTACGTCGACCTGTTGAATCCGGTCCGCTATCCGTTCTTCAGCTTCGAACTCGCCTCGCACTGGGTCCTGCGTTGGTTCTCTCCGTTGCTCCTCGCGGTGGTCGGCCTCAGTAACCTCCTGTTGGTCGCCTTGGGAGACAACCCGTTGTACCTCCTTTTGCTCGCCGGCCAGGCGGGGTTCTATCTTCTCGCGACGGTGGGATGGGCACTGAACCGCTCGGACCTTTCCACACCCCGAGTAGCGTACGTCCCGTACTACTTTCTCGTGTTGAACTACAGCCTCCTCGTCGCCCTCGGAAACGTCGTCCGAAACCGAAATATCGTCACGTGGGAGACCGAGACGCGGACGAACTCGGACTGA